The proteins below are encoded in one region of Paenibacillus sp. YYML68:
- a CDS encoding MazG-like family protein, whose amino-acid sequence MDKDVDLAKRAKIIEWLKTELVDQMAHLLKGIWEGSHHKIIDGLASLIACCYILGRRLGISLRALDEAVLDKMKKHREEGHQLEDWYGDISALEDHLRKR is encoded by the coding sequence ATGGATAAGGATGTAGACCTCGCGAAGCGGGCCAAAATTATTGAGTGGCTGAAGACGGAGCTCGTGGATCAAATGGCGCACTTGCTGAAGGGCATATGGGAAGGAAGCCATCATAAAATCATAGACGGTCTTGCAAGTCTCATCGCCTGCTGCTACATACTCGGAAGACGCCTCGGCATTTCGCTGCGCGCTTTGGATGAAGCGGTACTGGATAAGATGAAGAAGCATCGCGAGGAAGGTCACCAGCTAGAGGACTGGTATGGTGATATTTCGGCGTTAGAAGATCATTTGCGTAAGAGGTGA
- a CDS encoding CBS domain-containing protein gives MNIAFFLVPKEQVIYLSPHSTIRQALERMEYHRYSAVPLVDEHGRYVGTITEGDLLWKLKRSPEIGFDNAHRVQLTEVPQHMQIRPVHINQQMQDLITLATNQNYVPVVDDNGVFIGIIRRREIIDYCFKLWQSEQKV, from the coding sequence TTGAATATTGCTTTTTTTCTTGTGCCTAAGGAGCAGGTTATTTATTTATCCCCTCATTCGACGATTCGCCAGGCACTAGAGCGTATGGAATACCATCGATATTCGGCTGTACCCCTCGTGGACGAGCATGGCCGTTATGTAGGAACGATTACCGAAGGTGACCTGCTGTGGAAGCTGAAGCGCTCGCCAGAGATCGGGTTCGACAATGCGCATCGCGTACAGCTGACCGAGGTGCCGCAGCATATGCAGATCAGGCCGGTCCATATTAATCAACAGATGCAGGACTTGATTACGCTCGCCACGAACCAGAACTACGTGCCTGTTGTCGATGATAACGGCGTCTTCATCGGCATTATACGTCGCCGCGAGATCATTGATTATTGCTTCAAGCTGTGGCAGTCGGAGCAAAAGGTGTAG